A genomic window from Streptomyces mirabilis includes:
- a CDS encoding CpaF family protein — protein MSLRSRLSTPDESGPAREDGHLVAVYRAKLLEEIDLAEMSSLAAAERRVRLERVLGHIISREGPVLSSAERSQLIRRVVDEALGLGVLEPLLADASITEIMVNGPDSIFVERAGRVEQLPLRFASHDQLMQTIERIVSTVNRRVDESNPMVDARLPTGERVNVIIPPLALTGPTLTIRRFPRAYTLPELIDLGSLDEQMLMLLAAFVRARFNVIVSGGTGSGKTTLLNALSGLIPSRERIITIEDSAELQLQQEHVIRLESRPPNVEGKGHITIRDLVRNSLRMRPDRIIVGEVRGGETLDMLQAMSTGHDGSLATVHANSAEDALMRLQTLGSMSEVQIPFEALKDQINSAVDVVVQLTRHADGSRKVTEIALVVSHGREQFRVVPVTRFVPRPAGPDRVVHGRFEHLPVPRQVAEKLYVANEPLPPAFGVAEVLDVLDTRRAIG, from the coding sequence ATGAGTCTGCGCAGCCGACTCTCCACCCCCGACGAGTCGGGCCCCGCCCGCGAGGACGGACACCTCGTCGCCGTCTACCGAGCCAAGCTCCTCGAGGAGATCGACCTCGCGGAGATGTCGAGCCTGGCGGCGGCCGAACGCCGGGTACGCCTGGAGCGCGTGCTCGGCCACATCATCAGCCGTGAGGGCCCGGTCCTGTCCTCCGCCGAGCGCTCCCAGCTGATCCGGCGGGTCGTCGACGAGGCCCTCGGCCTCGGCGTCCTGGAACCGCTGCTCGCCGACGCGTCGATCACCGAGATCATGGTCAACGGGCCGGACTCCATCTTCGTGGAGCGGGCGGGACGGGTCGAACAGCTCCCTCTCCGTTTCGCCTCCCACGACCAGCTGATGCAGACCATCGAGCGCATCGTCTCCACGGTCAACCGCCGCGTCGACGAGTCGAACCCCATGGTCGACGCCCGACTCCCCACCGGCGAGCGCGTCAACGTCATCATCCCGCCGCTCGCCCTCACCGGCCCCACCCTCACCATCCGCCGCTTCCCCCGTGCCTACACCCTCCCCGAACTCATTGATCTCGGCTCGCTCGACGAGCAGATGCTGATGCTGCTCGCGGCCTTCGTGCGGGCCCGCTTCAACGTCATCGTCAGCGGCGGCACCGGCAGCGGGAAGACGACCCTGCTCAACGCCCTCTCCGGCCTGATCCCGTCCCGCGAGCGCATCATCACCATCGAGGACTCGGCCGAACTCCAGCTCCAGCAGGAACACGTCATCCGGCTGGAGTCCCGCCCCCCGAACGTCGAGGGCAAGGGCCACATCACCATCCGCGACCTGGTCCGCAACTCCCTCCGTATGCGTCCCGACCGCATCATCGTCGGCGAGGTCCGCGGCGGCGAGACCCTCGACATGCTCCAGGCGATGTCGACCGGTCACGACGGGTCCCTGGCCACCGTCCACGCGAACTCCGCCGAGGACGCCCTCATGAGGCTCCAGACCCTCGGCTCGATGTCCGAGGTCCAGATCCCCTTCGAGGCGCTGAAGGACCAGATCAACTCGGCCGTGGACGTCGTCGTCCAGCTCACCCGCCACGCCGACGGCTCCCGCAAGGTCACCGAGATAGCCCTGGTCGTCTCACACGGCCGCGAACAGTTCCGCGTCGTCCCCGTCACCCGCTTCGTCCCCCGCCCCGCAGGACCCGACCGTGTCGTGCACGGCCGTTTCGAGCACCTGCCGGTGCCGCGCCAGGTCGCCGAGAAGCTGTACGTCGCCAACGAACCGCTGCCGCCCGCGTTCGGCGTGGCCGAGGTCCTCGACGTACTCGACACGAGGCGGGCCATCGGATGA
- a CDS encoding type II secretion system F family protein, translated as MNDPALLALGATVLCGTLAVAGVHLYASGRAQRQALVDRLSGGGPLRTAAGRVRRFAAIDRRLRRTRLGRTIHLRLSATGLDVTAGEFATYVTAVVVALWLIAASVLAPFFGPIAALVGVWSAAIFLNWQRQKRIEAFIGQLPDVARLLANATAAGLALRTALAMAAEELEAPAGEELAHVADQLMLGRTIDDALGELSERLPSRELIVLVTTLVLANKAGGSVVSSLRNLTHTLEDRKETRREVRTMLSEVNATAFTVPMLGLGSLLLINSSNEGALARVTGSGLGQTLVLISLGLYTVGFFVIRRLGKIEV; from the coding sequence ATGAACGACCCCGCACTCCTCGCCCTCGGCGCCACCGTGCTGTGCGGCACCCTCGCCGTCGCGGGCGTCCACCTGTACGCCTCGGGCCGTGCCCAGCGCCAGGCCCTCGTCGACCGCCTCTCCGGCGGCGGCCCGCTGCGCACCGCGGCCGGCCGCGTACGCCGTTTCGCCGCGATCGACCGCCGACTGCGCCGCACCCGCCTCGGCCGGACGATCCACCTGCGCCTGTCGGCGACGGGCCTGGACGTGACGGCGGGGGAGTTCGCCACGTACGTCACGGCCGTCGTCGTCGCGCTGTGGCTGATCGCCGCGTCGGTGCTGGCCCCCTTCTTCGGTCCGATCGCCGCCCTCGTGGGCGTGTGGAGCGCGGCCATCTTCCTCAACTGGCAGCGCCAGAAACGCATCGAGGCCTTCATCGGCCAACTCCCCGACGTGGCACGCCTGCTGGCCAACGCCACCGCCGCGGGACTGGCCCTGCGGACGGCGCTGGCGATGGCGGCGGAGGAGCTCGAAGCCCCTGCGGGCGAGGAACTCGCCCACGTGGCCGACCAGTTGATGCTGGGCCGCACCATCGACGACGCCCTCGGTGAACTCTCCGAGCGCCTCCCGTCCCGTGAGCTGATCGTCCTCGTCACGACCCTGGTCCTCGCCAACAAGGCCGGCGGTTCGGTCGTCAGCTCCCTACGCAACCTCACCCACACCCTGGAGGACCGCAAGGAGACCCGTCGCGAGGTCCGCACCATGCTCTCCGAGGTCAACGCCACCGCCTTCACGGTCCCGATGCTCGGCCTCGGCTCGCTGCTCCTGATCAACTCCTCGAACGAGGGCGCCCTCGCCCGTGTCACCGGCTCCGGCCTCGGCCAGACCCTCGTCCTGATCTCGCTCGGCCTCTACACCGTCGGCTTCTTCGTCATCCGCCGCCTCGGCAAGATCGAAGTCTGA
- a CDS encoding DUF5936 domain-containing protein, with amino-acid sequence MLALLLALLTAGAVAGALLGIRMIRADAKLPSDLALALEVGGTRVSTAESAVDRLGMRFAPTVLRLMGPRRVEAKRRRIDMAGNPGGLTLNRYAARRAVYGVFGVVLGLVFLSNGQLLFAVLTLAFGLVAADALIWQAVRERKEVIDRTLPDFLDVLAVVVSAGLGFRQALDRVAEKYEGPWADELRITLRQMDMGVSRRQAFDGLRKRNSSEQVAQFVSALQQGEELGSPIAETLIQLATDMRRTDAQNARRRAAKTIPKATMVTLVFMLPATMILIATGMFLGSGTNFGSILGR; translated from the coding sequence TTGCTCGCGCTGCTGCTCGCCCTCCTGACGGCCGGAGCCGTCGCGGGCGCCCTGCTGGGCATCCGCATGATCCGCGCCGACGCCAAACTCCCGAGCGACCTCGCGCTCGCCCTGGAGGTCGGCGGAACCCGCGTCTCCACGGCCGAGTCCGCCGTCGACCGCCTCGGCATGCGCTTCGCGCCCACGGTCCTGCGTCTGATGGGCCCCCGCCGCGTCGAGGCCAAACGCCGCCGCATCGACATGGCGGGCAATCCCGGCGGCCTGACCCTCAACCGCTACGCCGCCCGCCGGGCGGTGTACGGCGTCTTCGGCGTCGTCCTCGGCCTCGTCTTCCTCTCCAACGGCCAGCTCCTGTTCGCCGTGCTCACCCTGGCCTTCGGGCTCGTCGCCGCCGACGCCCTCATCTGGCAGGCCGTCCGCGAACGCAAGGAGGTCATCGACCGCACCCTCCCCGACTTCCTCGACGTCCTCGCGGTCGTGGTCTCGGCGGGCCTCGGCTTCCGTCAGGCGCTGGACCGGGTCGCGGAGAAGTACGAGGGCCCCTGGGCGGACGAACTGCGCATCACGCTGCGCCAGATGGACATGGGCGTCAGCCGCCGTCAGGCCTTCGACGGACTGCGCAAGCGCAACTCCTCCGAGCAGGTGGCCCAGTTCGTCTCGGCGCTGCAGCAGGGCGAGGAGCTGGGTTCCCCCATCGCCGAGACCCTCATCCAACTCGCCACGGACATGCGCCGCACGGACGCCCAGAACGCCCGCCGCCGCGCCGCCAAGACCATCCCCAAGGCGACGATGGTGACCCTCGTCTTCATGCTCCCGGCGACGATGATCCTGATCGCCACGGGCATGTTCCTGGGGTCGGGCACGAACTTCGGTTCGATCCTGGGCCGCTGA
- a CDS encoding sensor histidine kinase yields the protein MSQPPPWLTRLWARRHLASTEDGYLADDAPAPGSVRLQLNALQALCRQAFGVRLAAIAIGAPFAMTNAVNGPPRYTVLAAAVLGVMGSYAMLRDWERFGPRLLAHPGLMAVDLTFGAVLLLTASPASPLAYATVCTPLLAGLLYGWRGSGIFTGLQLIVLVTVYRAWQHHPGSGASTLLVAGFCVGAGIIGVTLRNLMFRFGTASQALSEANSRLAVAEAVESERARLAREMHDSVAKTLHGLALAAEALATSAAAGDADPHTLGRQATMVAGAARRAAAESRDLLSDLRRHTDLTSANTDVLSELDSRVRAFESRTHLPTSLHHRGEPPILPYATAHHVLAIVSEALENAHRHAGATRVTVELDVSETECAVRVRDDGVGLPPPAALDDPTLDDLTRSGHFGLLGMAERAASLGGRIDLNRSPQGGAEIHLTLPRSSAVPHRPPTPQEEAAHA from the coding sequence TTGTCGCAGCCGCCGCCGTGGCTGACCCGGCTGTGGGCGCGGCGGCACCTCGCGAGCACCGAGGACGGCTACCTGGCCGACGACGCCCCGGCCCCCGGCAGCGTCCGCCTCCAGCTCAACGCCCTCCAGGCACTGTGTCGCCAGGCCTTCGGCGTCCGCCTCGCCGCGATCGCCATCGGCGCCCCCTTCGCGATGACCAACGCCGTGAACGGCCCGCCCCGCTACACGGTCCTGGCCGCCGCCGTCCTCGGCGTCATGGGCTCGTACGCCATGCTCAGGGACTGGGAACGGTTCGGCCCCCGCCTCCTCGCGCACCCCGGCCTCATGGCCGTGGACCTGACCTTCGGCGCGGTCCTGCTCCTGACGGCGTCCCCCGCGTCCCCCCTCGCGTACGCGACGGTCTGCACCCCACTTCTTGCGGGCCTGCTGTACGGCTGGCGCGGCTCGGGCATCTTCACCGGCCTGCAGCTGATCGTGCTGGTGACGGTGTACAGGGCCTGGCAACACCACCCGGGATCCGGCGCCAGCACCCTCCTCGTGGCGGGCTTCTGCGTCGGCGCCGGCATCATCGGCGTCACCCTGCGAAACCTGATGTTCCGCTTCGGTACGGCGAGCCAGGCGCTGTCGGAGGCGAACTCCCGCCTGGCCGTCGCCGAGGCGGTGGAGTCCGAACGGGCACGCCTGGCCCGCGAGATGCACGACTCGGTCGCGAAGACCCTGCACGGCCTGGCCCTGGCGGCCGAGGCCCTCGCCACCTCGGCCGCCGCCGGGGACGCGGACCCGCACACGCTGGGGCGGCAGGCGACGATGGTCGCGGGCGCGGCCCGCCGGGCGGCCGCGGAGTCCCGCGACCTCCTCTCCGACCTGCGCCGCCACACGGACCTCACGAGTGCGAACACGGACGTCCTGTCCGAACTCGACTCTCGGGTGCGGGCCTTCGAGTCCCGCACCCACCTCCCCACATCCCTCCACCACCGGGGCGAGCCCCCGATCCTCCCGTACGCCACCGCCCACCACGTCCTGGCGATCGTGTCCGAGGCGCTGGAGAACGCGCACCGCCACGCGGGCGCGACGCGGGTGACGGTGGAACTCGACGTGTCGGAAACCGAGTGCGCCGTACGCGTACGGGACGACGGAGTCGGTCTGCCCCCGCCCGCCGCCCTCGACGACCCGACCCTCGACGACCTGACCAGATCCGGCCACTTCGGGCTGCTCGGCATGGCGGAGCGAGCCGCGTCGCTGGGCGGCCGTATCGACCTGAACCGTTCCCCGCAAGGAGGCGCGGAGATTCATCTGACCCTCCCGCGATCCTCCGCCGTCCCCCACCGTCCCCCCACCCCCCAAGAGGAGGCCGCACATGCCTGA
- a CDS encoding response regulator transcription factor — protein sequence MPDQALPGPNLRVLVADDNPVVRAGLAALLDGHPDLEVVAQAADGETAIAAATRLRPDVVLLDVRMPGTDGLTALPALSLLAPVMMLTYSGEPEVVAEALRRGAVGYLVHGEFTAAELISAVREVRQAKTTVPDSLGVSYEPNDFPSHLQLVVGQSSKARSGFAARLHRRVPNRLNFGLSSREVEVMDLIASGMSNQQIAAACFISEKTVKNHINRIFAKLHSSSRSEAIAHWLGTAREGWSR from the coding sequence ATGCCTGACCAGGCACTTCCCGGCCCGAACCTCCGTGTACTCGTGGCCGACGACAACCCGGTCGTCCGGGCCGGCCTGGCCGCGCTGCTCGACGGCCACCCGGACCTCGAGGTCGTCGCGCAGGCGGCCGACGGCGAGACGGCCATCGCGGCCGCGACCCGACTGCGCCCGGACGTCGTCCTCCTCGACGTCCGCATGCCCGGCACGGACGGCCTGACCGCCCTTCCCGCCCTCTCCCTGCTCGCCCCCGTGATGATGCTGACCTACAGCGGCGAACCCGAGGTCGTGGCCGAGGCGTTGCGGCGGGGCGCGGTCGGTTATCTCGTCCACGGCGAGTTCACGGCCGCCGAACTGATCTCCGCCGTACGGGAGGTACGGCAGGCGAAGACGACTGTCCCGGATTCGCTCGGTGTTTCGTACGAACCGAACGATTTCCCTTCGCATCTGCAACTGGTTGTGGGACAGTCGTCGAAGGCCCGGTCCGGCTTCGCGGCGAGGCTCCACCGCCGCGTGCCCAACCGGCTCAACTTCGGCCTGAGTTCACGGGAGGTGGAGGTCATGGATCTCATCGCGTCCGGCATGAGCAATCAGCAGATCGCCGCCGCCTGCTTCATCAGCGAGAAGACCGTCAAGAACCACATCAACCGCATCTTCGCAAAGCTGCACAGTTCCTCGCGCAGCGAAGCGATCGCCCACTGGCTGGGCACGGCACGTGAGGGGTGGAGCCGATGA
- a CDS encoding pilus assembly protein TadG-related protein has product MIGGPPHSDRGQTLPIYIWMTGILLFAAIAFFVFAQAASARNGAQSAADAAALAAARDSRDELMTGLTGAVGTNDHWLDWLKGNLFKGTGAEAAAGRLAAENHSTVQGFKPTAVNGFPGYRVDIETRYTVGKSIIPGTEDKHATAHATAVIQPRCDFDPAADPKKPVELNCDGQIVNIDPGKFDPVDLPDPSVLFSVHLAE; this is encoded by the coding sequence TTGATCGGCGGCCCACCGCACAGCGACCGAGGACAGACCCTCCCCATCTACATCTGGATGACGGGGATTCTGCTCTTCGCCGCGATCGCCTTCTTCGTGTTCGCCCAAGCAGCGTCCGCCCGGAATGGAGCTCAATCCGCGGCGGACGCTGCGGCGTTGGCGGCCGCACGGGACTCCCGCGACGAGCTGATGACAGGCTTGACGGGGGCCGTGGGCACGAATGACCACTGGCTGGACTGGCTCAAGGGCAACCTGTTCAAGGGCACTGGAGCCGAGGCTGCGGCCGGTCGGCTGGCCGCCGAGAACCACTCGACCGTGCAGGGTTTTAAACCAACCGCAGTGAACGGATTTCCGGGCTACCGAGTGGATATCGAGACCCGGTACACGGTTGGCAAGTCGATCATTCCTGGTACAGAGGACAAGCATGCGACGGCCCATGCCACCGCTGTCATCCAGCCGCGCTGCGACTTCGATCCGGCCGCGGATCCCAAGAAGCCCGTCGAACTGAACTGCGACGGACAGATCGTCAACATCGACCCCGGAAAGTTCGATCCGGTCGACCTTCCGGACCCGTCCGTGCTGTTCTCTGTGCATCTGGCCGAGTGA
- a CDS encoding OmpA family protein: protein MFTTIAVLGTLTLSGSQAYADGGNPSAPPGSLTTSPPPTVDPTSPGLKLADGATLAPAKVLDIKSVVEDLGGEERREDTNSDVTFALQAEVLFPKDSSKLNPDARSRIQAIADEIKNQKATTVRVFGFTDNLGSYAHGLVLSKKRAEIVHDELAAALGSTDVTFEVRGYSEDYPIADNTSEEGRRKNRRVEVTFPRGAVNSASSGAQS from the coding sequence ATGTTCACGACGATCGCCGTCCTGGGCACTCTGACTCTCAGCGGTTCCCAGGCGTACGCGGACGGCGGGAACCCGAGCGCACCTCCGGGCAGTCTGACCACCTCCCCACCCCCCACCGTCGACCCCACCAGCCCCGGCCTGAAGCTCGCCGACGGCGCCACGCTCGCGCCGGCCAAGGTGTTGGACATCAAGTCGGTCGTCGAGGACCTCGGGGGTGAGGAGCGGCGGGAGGACACGAACTCGGACGTGACGTTCGCGTTGCAGGCGGAGGTGCTGTTCCCCAAGGACAGTTCGAAGCTGAACCCCGACGCCCGTTCCCGTATCCAGGCGATCGCGGACGAGATCAAGAACCAGAAGGCGACGACGGTCAGGGTGTTCGGGTTCACCGACAACCTCGGCTCGTACGCCCACGGCCTGGTCCTCTCCAAGAAGCGCGCGGAGATCGTCCACGACGAACTGGCGGCGGCGCTCGGCTCGACGGACGTCACGTTCGAGGTGCGCGGCTACAGCGAGGACTACCCGATCGCGGACAACACCTCGGAGGAGGGCCGCCGGAAGAACCGCCGGGTGGAGGTGACGTTCCCACGCGGTGCGGTGAACAGCGCCTCCTCGGGAGCCCAGAGCTGA
- a CDS encoding dihydrofolate reductase family protein yields MRRIVLMMSVSLDGFIEGPNREIDWHRVDAELHQHFNEEIRKLGGLLEGRVTHELMAGFWPTADQDPHSTAEVAEFAGIWRDIPKYVYSRTLGSADWNTTIVRDVVPDEVRALKEQPGGDLGLGGADLTAAFLRHDLVDEFRVYVHPVLIGGGKPLFPESHTPTGLRFAESRAFGNGVVLLRYERDSTAPAPATGTADA; encoded by the coding sequence ATGAGAAGAATCGTCCTGATGATGTCGGTGTCCCTGGACGGATTCATCGAGGGACCGAACCGTGAGATCGACTGGCACCGCGTCGACGCGGAGCTGCACCAGCACTTCAACGAGGAGATCAGGAAGCTCGGGGGCCTGCTGGAAGGCCGCGTGACGCACGAGCTGATGGCCGGGTTCTGGCCGACCGCCGACCAGGATCCGCACAGTACGGCCGAGGTGGCCGAGTTCGCGGGGATCTGGCGGGACATCCCCAAGTACGTGTACTCGCGGACGCTGGGGAGCGCCGACTGGAACACCACGATCGTCCGGGACGTCGTACCGGACGAGGTAAGGGCGCTCAAGGAACAGCCCGGCGGGGACCTCGGCCTCGGCGGCGCCGACCTCACGGCCGCGTTCCTGCGGCACGACCTGGTCGACGAGTTCCGGGTGTACGTCCATCCGGTGCTGATCGGCGGCGGCAAACCCCTGTTCCCGGAGTCGCACACCCCGACCGGTCTCCGGTTCGCCGAGTCACGGGCCTTCGGCAACGGGGTCGTACTCCTGCGCTACGAACGCGACAGCACCGCCCCCGCCCCCGCTACCGGAACCGCCGACGCGTAA